In one Grus americana isolate bGruAme1 chromosome 1, bGruAme1.mat, whole genome shotgun sequence genomic region, the following are encoded:
- the TMEM213 gene encoding transmembrane protein 213 isoform X1, producing the protein MKRFSHEPWAAFAAVFFTIVLWYSCSAAAEDVSNVSTSPTLTTEYEAPCLTKETCYVLSLPPAHFISSPPDVNFCTQAAMCCPTGVDDYGWIAAAVGWSLWFLTLILLCVGKVMKLRPDEPKYLVA; encoded by the exons ATGAAGCGCTTCTCCCACGAGCCCTGGGCAGCCTTCGCTGCGGTCTTCTTCACCATCGTACTGTGGTACTCCTGCTCAGCAG cagctgaagaTGTCTCCAATGTTTCAACAAGCCCCACGCTCACAACTGAGTACGAAGCACCATGTCTTA CAAAGGAAACCTGTTACGTACTTAGCCTCCCACCAGCTCACTTCATTTCTTCGCCACCAGACGTGAACTTCTGCACGCAAGCGGCCATGTGCTGCCCGACGGGCGTGGACGATTACGGATGGATTGCTGCGGCTGTTGGCTGGAGCCTCTGGTTTCTGACTCTCATCCTGCTCTGCGTGGGCAAGGTCATGAAACTCCGGCCTGATGAACCCAAATATTTGGTGGCCTGA
- the TMEM213 gene encoding transmembrane protein 213 isoform X3 → MKRFSHEPWAAFAAVFFTIVLWYSCSAAAEDVSNVSTSPTLTTEYEAPCLNVNFCTQAAMCCPTGVDDYGWIAAAVGWSLWFLTLILLCVGKVMKLRPDEPKYLVA, encoded by the exons ATGAAGCGCTTCTCCCACGAGCCCTGGGCAGCCTTCGCTGCGGTCTTCTTCACCATCGTACTGTGGTACTCCTGCTCAGCAG cagctgaagaTGTCTCCAATGTTTCAACAAGCCCCACGCTCACAACTGAGTACGAAGCACCATGTCTTA ACGTGAACTTCTGCACGCAAGCGGCCATGTGCTGCCCGACGGGCGTGGACGATTACGGATGGATTGCTGCGGCTGTTGGCTGGAGCCTCTGGTTTCTGACTCTCATCCTGCTCTGCGTGGGCAAGGTCATGAAACTCCGGCCTGATGAACCCAAATATTTGGTGGCCTGA
- the TMEM213 gene encoding transmembrane protein 213 isoform X2 gives MKRFSHEPWAAFAAVFFTIVLWYSCSAAEDVSNVSTSPTLTTEYEAPCLTKETCYVLSLPPAHFISSPPDVNFCTQAAMCCPTGVDDYGWIAAAVGWSLWFLTLILLCVGKVMKLRPDEPKYLVA, from the exons ATGAAGCGCTTCTCCCACGAGCCCTGGGCAGCCTTCGCTGCGGTCTTCTTCACCATCGTACTGTGGTACTCCTGCTCAGCAG ctgaagaTGTCTCCAATGTTTCAACAAGCCCCACGCTCACAACTGAGTACGAAGCACCATGTCTTA CAAAGGAAACCTGTTACGTACTTAGCCTCCCACCAGCTCACTTCATTTCTTCGCCACCAGACGTGAACTTCTGCACGCAAGCGGCCATGTGCTGCCCGACGGGCGTGGACGATTACGGATGGATTGCTGCGGCTGTTGGCTGGAGCCTCTGGTTTCTGACTCTCATCCTGCTCTGCGTGGGCAAGGTCATGAAACTCCGGCCTGATGAACCCAAATATTTGGTGGCCTGA
- the TMEM213 gene encoding transmembrane protein 213 isoform X4: MKRFSHEPWAAFAAVFFTIVLWYSCSAAEDVSNVSTSPTLTTEYEAPCLNVNFCTQAAMCCPTGVDDYGWIAAAVGWSLWFLTLILLCVGKVMKLRPDEPKYLVA; encoded by the exons ATGAAGCGCTTCTCCCACGAGCCCTGGGCAGCCTTCGCTGCGGTCTTCTTCACCATCGTACTGTGGTACTCCTGCTCAGCAG ctgaagaTGTCTCCAATGTTTCAACAAGCCCCACGCTCACAACTGAGTACGAAGCACCATGTCTTA ACGTGAACTTCTGCACGCAAGCGGCCATGTGCTGCCCGACGGGCGTGGACGATTACGGATGGATTGCTGCGGCTGTTGGCTGGAGCCTCTGGTTTCTGACTCTCATCCTGCTCTGCGTGGGCAAGGTCATGAAACTCCGGCCTGATGAACCCAAATATTTGGTGGCCTGA